From Anopheles funestus chromosome 3RL, idAnoFuneDA-416_04, whole genome shotgun sequence, a single genomic window includes:
- the LOC125770276 gene encoding ADP-ribosylation factor-like protein 6 isoform X1, which produces MGLFDKLANMLKIKKEQINILVVGLNNSGKSTIVNHFKNPNERTSIVVPTVGFSVERFEICLLIPDQGVFFTAFDMSGATRYRSLWEHHFKSCQGIVFVIDSSDRMRLVVVKDELEILLQHPDIANRRVPILFFANKMDCTDALSSVKIAAGLGLEKIKDKPWHISSSNALTGEGLQDGVQWMVHQIRECVANSKEHR; this is translated from the exons ATGGGGCTGTTCGATAAGTTGGCCAACATGCTGAagataaaaaaggaacagatCAACATACTGGTTGTGGGATTGAACAACAGCGGCAAATCAACGATTGTGAACCACTTCAAGAACCCGAACGAACGGACCTCTATCGTTGTACCGACGGTTGGATTTAGTGTCGAACGGTTTGAAA TTTGCCTTTTAATTCCAGATCAGGGGGTTTTCTTCACCGCATTCGACATGTCCGGTGCAACAAGGTATCGCAGCCTGTGGGAGCATCACTTCAAATCATGCCAAGGAATAGTTTTTGTGATCGATTCGAGTGATCGTATGCGTTTAG TGGTCGTAAAGGACGAGCTGGAAATTCTACTACAGCATCCGGATATTGCCAACCGACGTGTGCCCATCCTTTTCTTTGCCAACAAAATGGACTGCACGGATGCGCTGTCGAGCGTAAAGATTGCGGCCGGTTTAGGGCTGGAGAAAATCAAAGACAAACCGTGGCATATTAGTTCAAGCAATGCGCTCACCGGGGAAGGCTTGCAGGATGGTGTCCAGTGGATGGTTCATCAGATCAGAGAGTGCGTAGCGAACAGCAAGGAACATCGGTAG
- the LOC125770276 gene encoding ADP-ribosylation factor-like protein 6 isoform X2: MGLFDKLANMLKIKKEQINILVVGLNNSGKSTIVNHFKNPNERTSIVVPTVGFSVERFENQGVFFTAFDMSGATRYRSLWEHHFKSCQGIVFVIDSSDRMRLVVVKDELEILLQHPDIANRRVPILFFANKMDCTDALSSVKIAAGLGLEKIKDKPWHISSSNALTGEGLQDGVQWMVHQIRECVANSKEHR; this comes from the exons ATGGGGCTGTTCGATAAGTTGGCCAACATGCTGAagataaaaaaggaacagatCAACATACTGGTTGTGGGATTGAACAACAGCGGCAAATCAACGATTGTGAACCACTTCAAGAACCCGAACGAACGGACCTCTATCGTTGTACCGACGGTTGGATTTAGTGTCGAACGGTTTGAAA ATCAGGGGGTTTTCTTCACCGCATTCGACATGTCCGGTGCAACAAGGTATCGCAGCCTGTGGGAGCATCACTTCAAATCATGCCAAGGAATAGTTTTTGTGATCGATTCGAGTGATCGTATGCGTTTAG TGGTCGTAAAGGACGAGCTGGAAATTCTACTACAGCATCCGGATATTGCCAACCGACGTGTGCCCATCCTTTTCTTTGCCAACAAAATGGACTGCACGGATGCGCTGTCGAGCGTAAAGATTGCGGCCGGTTTAGGGCTGGAGAAAATCAAAGACAAACCGTGGCATATTAGTTCAAGCAATGCGCTCACCGGGGAAGGCTTGCAGGATGGTGTCCAGTGGATGGTTCATCAGATCAGAGAGTGCGTAGCGAACAGCAAGGAACATCGGTAG
- the LOC125770271 gene encoding peroxiredoxin-6-like codes for MRIGATIPNFQADSTKGPIDFYEFIGDSWCVLFSHPADFTPVCTTELGRIAVHKEHFEKRNVKVLAHSVDDLKCHVDWVNDIKSYCPDIIGNFPYPIIADPSRDLAVRFGMLDEKDKDNVELAHTVRALFIISPDKKVRLTMHYPTSTGRNVDEILRVIDSLQLTDRLKVIATPANWTPGTKVMILPSVSEEEADKLFPNGIERVSMPSGNVYVRTTTDYE; via the exons ATGCGTATCGGAGCTACAATTCCAAACTTCCAGGCGGACTCCACCAAGGGGCCGATCGATTTTTACGAATTTATCGGTGACTC TTGGTGCGTGCTGTTTTCACATCCTGCCGATTTCACGCCCGTTTGCACAACCGAACTCGGAAGGATCGCGGTACATAAGGAACATTTTGAAAAGCGCAACGTGAAAGTTCTTGCACATTCGGTCGATGATCTCAAGTGTCATGTGGATTGGGTTAAC GATATTAAGTCGTACTGTCCGGACATTATCGGTAACTTTCCCTATCCGATCATTGCCGATCCGAGCCGAGATTTGGCCGTCAGGTTTGGTATGCTGGACGAGAAGGACAAGGACAACGTGGAGCTAGCCCACACGGTGCGTGCACTGTTCATCATTAGCCCCGATAAGAAGGTCCGGTTGACGATGCATTATCCAACGTCTACGGGGCGTAATGTGGA TGAAATTCTGCGCGTCATCGATTCACTACAGCTGACCGACCGTTTGAAGGTGATCGCCACGCCCGCCAACTGGACG CCCGGAACAAAGGTCATGATACTGCCCAGTGTCAGCGAGGAGGAAGCGGACAAACTGTTCCCCAATGGCATCGAACGTGTCTCGATGCCTTCCGGCAATGTTTACGTACGTACGACGACCGATTACGAGTAA
- the LOC125770296 gene encoding small integral membrane protein 20-like — MAPIVLKGKNYALLVGGIVGFIALACYPIIVHPMLHPEEYKKVQQMNRAGIKQEEIQPGNMRVWSDPFKPREDIKR; from the exons ATGGCACCAATTGTTCTGAAAGGAAAGAACTACGCGTTACTCGTTGGTGGAATCGTGGGTTTCATTGCGCTGGCGTGCTATCCAATTATCGTACACCCGATGTTGCATCCTGAGGAATACA aaaaagtacaACAAATGAACCGTGCAGGCATCAAGCAAGAAGAAATTCAGCCAGGAA ACATGCGGGTCTGGAGTGATCCTTTCAAACCGAGAGAAGATATCAAACGATAA